The following DNA comes from Brienomyrus brachyistius isolate T26 chromosome 16, BBRACH_0.4, whole genome shotgun sequence.
AACTTTTCTCACACAGCGTGCAACTATATGGCTTCTCACCTGAATGAATTCTCATATGTATCTTTAAATTTGCTGCCTGAGTAAAACTTTTTCCACATTCAGTACAGCTGTATGGTTTTTCCCCAGAGTGAACTCTCTTGTGTATTTTTAAACTATAAGGCCTTTTAAAACTCTTTCCACAATCCAAACAACCATATTTATTCATATTTGAATTATCCTGCTGGTGCTGTTCTATTTGAAATGAGTCGATACAATCACTTTCTCGATTATTGTGATCATTACTGGATAATGACAACTGCTTGGTATCTGGAGTTAATAAATCCCTTTCAAATGTCTCTTCCTCATCCTCATTACACACCTCAGTCTTAGAATTAGTTGCAAAATCAATTAAATCTGTTAAGCCATCATTAAGTTCACACTTCACACCTGTTCTGTCACAATCAGCAAACTGATGATAGCTTGGATCAATCGTTTCAGTTTTAATTTGCTCAGATGTCAGACATTCTTCTAATCCCACTTTGACAATATTGTGATTCTGCATTGCATCTGTATTTTCTATGTGCTTGAAAATTGCTAGACGCCCTCTTGATTTAAATTTGGCTTCAGTAAATTTCTCACTATCGACACACTGTGCATTGGGCTCTTCTGCCACCTGAAAATAACCTGGATCAATATGCTCAGATTTGATTCGTCTTCCATTCAGAGAAACATCATCAGTATCTGCATTCTGTATGATGGTTGTACATGCTGTGTTGGCACAATCCGAATCAGATTCAGTTTTAACACTTAACCTGCCTTGTGATTTTTCACCAGAATGAACTTTAAGGTGTTTTTTTAAGTAATATGTACACTTGAAATTTTTCCCACAATGGTCACACTTGCTTGGTTTTTCTTCTGAATGAGTTCTCATATGTACTGTTAATCCGCTTCTTTGTGTGAAACTTTTCTCACACATTGTGCAACTATATGGCTTCTCACCAGAATGAATTCTCATATGCATATTTAAGTTTGCTGTCTGAGTAAAACTCCTTCCACATTCAGTACAGCTGTACGGTTTTTCCCCAGAGTGAACTCTCTTGTGTCTAGTTAAGCGAAATAAACAAGTAAAACCCTTTCCACATTCAGTGCAACTGTATGGTTTTTCAgctaaatgaatttcacaatgtCTTCGTAAATAGATTGCATCCTTGAAACCCTTTCCGCACTGACCACAGACACTTGGTCTTTCTCCAGAATGGTTTAAAATGTGGTTCTTGTAGGTTGCTCGGGTAAAAAACCTCATTCCACATTCGGTGCACTGATATGGTTTTTCACCAGAATGAAACCTCATGTGCACTTTTAAAGAATCTGATGCAGTAAACCTCTGTCCGCATTCCGAACATACATGGGGCTTTTCACCCGTGTGAACTCTCAGGTGTTTCTTCAAATACTCTGAACGGGTGAAACCTTTTCCACACTGTtcacaaatatattttttttcagtcaaATGCATTTTCATGTGTCTTGTTAAGGCAGCTACATTGGGAAATATCTTTCCACATTCCTTGCAACCATGTGTTTGTTCACCTGAATAAGGGTTACTGTCTGTCCTTGTAGTCAAAAGTCCTCCATTGCTCAAATCAATTCCATTCCTCTGAGATGAAGGAATGGGCTGCTCCTCTTGATGAGCTCTTTTTAATCTCTCTTTACAATCCCATTCTAGTTGTGTGTCTGATTTTTCCTCCACAAATTCATCAGAAAGTACTATATCTCCACTTGATTCAGACTTTATTTGGTGGATTGTAATTTCAACCCCATTAGTGCACTGAGAGTCATTGTACTGTGATGAACAAACTGAATCTGGACCAGTCCCTTTCTCTCTTTGATGATACTCCAGGCAAACTCCCAATCCCATCTTCTCAGTCCCGGGATTCTGCATAGCAGCAACATCCCCTGTATGGGTGCAGCCCagatcagattcatttttaacacACAAGGCCATGATTCCTCACTTCGCAGGCCAGGGCATCAAGTGTAACATGCTCAGTCCCTCACTACGCTGTTCTCCGAGCTCCTCTTCCTTGTGCGTTGTTTTGCTTGTGATCGTCTCTGTGAGCTGCTGTGAATATACACTGATTCACCTGTGATGGAGGAGGATTCATTTTACATTGAGCCCCACACTCACCAGAGACTCATCAACCCACACAGCAGTGTTCAAGTCCCTGCCACTGAAGCCTATGCTGAATCAGAAAAAGGTTAGCTTTTtcatcattattattcattttttggTTAATATAATGAGTTACTTGAAGAATATTAACAGTTTATTACTAGTGAAGACCAAGAAGAAAAAAGACTATTCAGTCATATCCATTTAATAATCTCAGAATACTCCAGTATATCCCTATCATTAAAAAAGGGACCTCGTGATAATCTTTCTTGTGAACATTAGCTGCATTAAAAAGTGACATAATTATTCATGTATCACATTGGAGGTATTCAAATTGCATTTATTATAGGTTGTAAATATGCGAATTACTATTAAAATATTGTAGAAAAACGTTATATATATTGAATGACTGAATCcaattttaatattaaaattaaatgggcagtggtggcttgatggttagggaagcgcacttataattgaaagattgcaggtttgactccctgaccagcaaggcaccactgaggtaccctgagcaaggtaccgcccccaaacacTGCTCCCCGGTCGCTGAATTAGCTACCCTCTGCTAtgccacatatgggttaaatgcagaggacacatttcgttgttgtgtgtcaacactgatcaccaaattctaaaTAAACTAAACAGGAGTAGTCGCTGATTCTTTGTTAGCATAATGTTACTAGCTTTTCAATCATATTTTTTTAGAATGAACTATTATTGAAAAAAGCTTTATTCGCGTATTTATGATTCAAAGCATATTTATTCAGTAAACACGACAACCGTGGATATTAAACATTTGGTAATTCCGTTGCGCTCACTAGAAGCTGAGTTTTGTGTCCCACTAATTTACCTTAAGATAGCTTTTTACAAACAGCTAAACtttaaaagtatttttaaaatggtcAAGGCGGGATATTCAAATAACAATTAATattaagatattttaaatacaattATTTTCACACTTTTAATACAACATTTCAATGTTGAAAGCTTCACGATTATGTCAAATTTTAATGATGCtgaagttttgtttttcttatgtATAATATCctcaattttgtattttaacaacgCTAAATATTTTCAGTAACGTGTTTGCTTAGATTTGCTGAAATTTGGAAATAACGCATCCTGCACTAtatgtaaataattaaaaaacggTGGTACGTAACAATTTAACAAAAGAAGCGTAGCCCTGCATGGTTCTTACAAATAAAAACCGCATCTGGATACTGGAGCAGCGGCTTTGCATCTCCTGTAACTCATGGCATACATGCAAAAGCCCTCAGACTGATAATGCTGCTGAATCTGTCCGCTTCGCCACAAACATTTCCTAGTGGATTCCTAGTGATGCTTCATTTTTAACCTTAGACTAACCATTCAGATATTCACGTAGCATTTGCAGTTGGAAAAAAGAGTTTAATAACAAAAGCATGCAAAATTTACCTTAAGAATAAAGAACACGGTCCCCTTCGAAAAAACTGTATAGTAGAACAATGTCAATACAGACAAAATGTGTAAGTGAGGAAACTAATTTTAAGTCCTAGAAAAATCAACAAGCttctgttttatatttaaatagcCCGTATCCCTACCATTAATGGTTTTGTTACATTTCTGCCCACAGACTTCCGCAGAAAATACACCGCAGAATGCAACTTCTTCCTGTTTATTTGGGGTAAGAGGGGGCAGACGATAACTAGGTGCATTACCGCCACCTAGCGGCGTGGAGAGTGAACTAAGAGCTTTCAATGAACTGCGCTCTAACTGATGGGCACTCGG
Coding sequences within:
- the LOC125709643 gene encoding zinc finger protein 345-like, producing the protein MALCVKNESDLGCTHTGDVAAMQNPGTEKMGLGVCLEYHQREKGTGPDSVCSSQYNDSQCTNGVEITIHQIKSESSGDIVLSDEFVEEKSDTQLEWDCKERLKRAHQEEQPIPSSQRNGIDLSNGGLLTTRTDSNPYSGEQTHGCKECGKIFPNVAALTRHMKMHLTEKKYICEQCGKGFTRSEYLKKHLRVHTGEKPHVCSECGQRFTASDSLKVHMRFHSGEKPYQCTECGMRFFTRATYKNHILNHSGERPSVCGQCGKGFKDAIYLRRHCEIHLAEKPYSCTECGKGFTCLFRLTRHKRVHSGEKPYSCTECGRSFTQTANLNMHMRIHSGEKPYSCTMCEKSFTQRSGLTVHMRTHSEEKPSKCDHCGKNFKCTYYLKKHLKVHSGEKSQGRLSVKTESDSDCANTACTTIIQNADTDDVSLNGRRIKSEHIDPGYFQVAEEPNAQCVDSEKFTEAKFKSRGRLAIFKHIENTDAMQNHNIVKVGLEECLTSEQIKTETIDPSYHQFADCDRTGVKCELNDGLTDLIDFATNSKTEVCNEDEEETFERDLLTPDTKQLSLSSNDHNNRESDCIDSFQIEQHQQDNSNMNKYGCLDCGKSFKRPYSLKIHKRVHSGEKPYSCTECGKSFTQAANLKIHMRIHSGEKPYSCTLCEKSFAQGSALTVHMTTHSGEKPSKCDHCGKHFKCMPYLKRHLKVHFGEKSHGRLLMTD